Proteins encoded together in one Impatiens glandulifera chromosome 1, dImpGla2.1, whole genome shotgun sequence window:
- the LOC124946264 gene encoding aldehyde oxidase GLOX-like, protein MIMKKAHQVSSFIISIIFFLQFIAAGAGAAGRGTWSLLQSSIGISAMHMQLLPNDRVLIFDRTDFGPSNISLPNGRCRTDPTESALKFDCTAHSVEYDVVSNSIRPLTVLTDVWCSSASLFPDGSLVQTGGYNDGEKSVRIFRPCPVCDWEEIPDGLTARRWYSTNHMLPDRRQIVIGGRRQFNYEFFPKIMTSLDAYTLPFLEQTNDPTEENNLYPFVFLNTDGNLFIFANNRAILFDYQTSIVVKNYPEIPGGDPRSYPSTGSAVLLPLKNSADPEVLVCGGTPNRSYTSAVNGQFVSALNTCGRIRVNDPDPQWTVETMPFGRVMGDMLLLPNGHVLIINGAGSGSAGWELGRDPILNPVIYRPDLEIGSIRFEVQNPGTIPRLYHSTAIILRDGRVLVGGSNPHTYYNFTGVLYPTDLSLEEFSPSYLDPEFTNLRPFIIFPFSQAEFLYGQLVPIRFIITGPVDFTTILVTLLSPPFNTHSFSMNQRLLVLDKSNPIMLGISTFEVIARIPISSTLAPPGFYLLFVVHKEIPSVGIWVHIDQ, encoded by the coding sequence ATGATAATGAAGAAAGCTCATCAAGTTAGCAGCTTTATCATTTccatcatcttcttcctccAGTTCATAGCAGCCGGCGCCGGCGCCGCCGGCCGTGGAACCTGGTCTCTCCTTCAATCAAGCATTGGCATATCAGCTATGCATATGCAGCTTCTCCCTAACGATCGGGTTCTCATCTTTGATCGGACGGATTTTGGTCCCTCCAATATTTCACTTCCAAATGGGAGATGTAGAACGGACCCAACCGAGTCTGCTTTGAAATTCGACTGCACGGCCCATTCTGTCGAATACGACGTTGTTTCCAATTCAATTCGACCACTCACGGTTTTAACCGACGTTTGGTGCTCCTCCGCCTCCTTGTTCCCCGATGGAAGTCTTGTTCAAACCGGAGGTTACAACGACGGCGAAAAAAGCGTTCGAATTTTCCGGCCATGCCCAGTTTGTGATTGGGAGGAAATCCCCGACGGTTTAACAGCCCGTAGATGGTACTCCACCAATCATATGCTCCCCGACCGGAGACAAATCGTCATCGGTGGCCGGCGCCAATTCAATTACGAGTTTTTTCCGAAAATAATGACATCCTTAGACGCATACACCTTACCGTTTCTAGAACAAACAAACGACCCGACCGAAGAGAACAATTTGTACCCTTTCGTGTTTCTCAATACCGATGGAAATCTCTTTATTTTTGCGAACAATCGCGCGATTCTATTCGACTATCAAACGTCAATTGTCGTCAAGAACTACCCGGAAATACCCGGGGGAGATCCTAGGTCTTACCCTAGTACCGGTTCGGCCGTACTTCTTCCATTGAAGAATTCGGCCGATCCGGAAGTTTTGGTGTGCGGTGGCACACCAAATAGATCTTACACTAGCGCCGTAAACGGACAGTTCGTTAGTGCGCTCAACACTTGTGGGAGGATCCGGGTCAATGACCCGGATCCTCAATGGACGGTTGAGACCATGCCATTCGGACGTGTTATGGGCGACATGTTATTACTCCCGAATGGGCATGTGTTAATTATAAATGGAGCAGGGTCTGGATCTGCGGGTTGGGAGTTAGGACGGGACCCGATTCTGAACCCGGTTATTTATCGACCCGATTTAGAAATCGGGTCGATTCGATTCGAGGTTCAGAATCCGGGTACTATTCCTAGGTTGTATCATTCAACCGCGATAATACTTCGCGATGGAAGGGTTTTAGTGGGAGGGAGTAATCCTcatacatattataattttacgGGAGTTTTGTACCCGACCGATTTAAGTCTGGAGGAATTCTCGCCTTCTTATTTAGACCCCGAATTTACAAACTTACGACCGTTTATTATTTTCCCATTTTCTCAAGCCGAGTTCTTGTATGGGCAACTCGTGCCAATACGTTTTATAATTACAGGTCCTGTGGATTTCACCACAATTTTGGTGACATTATTGTCTCCCCCGTTTAACACGCACTCGTTCTCTATGAATCAACGATTACTAGTTCTCGATAAGAGCAACCCGATAATGCTTGGCATATCAACTTTTGAGGTGATAGCGAGAATTCCGATCTCGAGCACGCTTGCCCCGCCtggattttatttattgtttgttgTCCATAAAGAAATTCCTAGTGTGGGGATTTGGGTGCATATTGATCAATGA
- the LOC124920012 gene encoding V-type proton ATPase 16 kDa proteolipid subunit, which produces MSSTFTGDETAPFFGFLGAAAALVFSCMGAAYGTAKSGVGVASMGVMRPELVMKSIVPVVMAGVLGIYGLIIAVIISTGINPKAKPYYLFDGYAHLSSGLACGLAGLAAGMAIGIVGDAGVRANAQQPKLFVGMILILIFAEALALYGLIVGIILSSRAGQSRAE; this is translated from the exons ATGTCTTCAACGTTTACCGGCGATGAAACGGCTCCTTTCTTCGGCTTCCTTGGCGCAGCTGCTGCCTTGGTCTTTTCCT GTATGGGAGCAGCGTACGGTACGGCAAAGAGCGGTGTAGGAGTGGCTTCGATGGGTGTGATGAGACCCGAGCTGGTCATGAAATCTATCGTTCCTGTTGTTATGGCTGGTGTGTTGGGTATTTATGGTTTGATTATTGCTGTTATTATTAGCACTGGAATCAACCCTAAGGCCAAACCCTATTACCTTTTCGATGGCTATGCACATTTGTCATCTGGCCTTGCCTGTGGTCTCGCTGGTCTTGCCGCCGGCATGGCAATCGGCATCGTGGGTGATGCTGGTGTCAG AGCGAATGCTCAGCAACCAAAGCTTTTTGTTGGGATGATCCTGATTCTCATCTTTGCTGAAGCTCTTGCTCTATATGGGCTTATTGTGGGCATTATTCTATCTTCCCGAGCTGGTCAATCTAGAGCAGAATAA